A stretch of Corallococcus soli DNA encodes these proteins:
- a CDS encoding ATP-binding protein, translating to MAGGFQQAGNTPGEPHPGRRLGNRYELRQRLKTGRGISTWQGLDLLTQERVLVKVTSLSAFVPTARHRLEHEAEVLARLHGQALVPVRHLGTFDDLLYLVTPWVEGETLEARLLRGPLSVREAVTLGQRLLEALREAHHEGILHRDVKPSNVLVRGAPLSAAWLTDFGLSRSERLDPSLRDLPVGTARYLSPEQAGLLNRPVEAPSDLYAVGLVLFEALAGRPALEGASVGEVLRLHLAVHPRLRPVGVEVPLAMEELIARLSQTDPRDRYQSAEAALADLNALEAALLRGEAEPALVTGAHDHRQSLTEPSFVGRREELATLERELAHARAGGARAVVVEGESGGGKSRLLEEFSARATGQRAWVLHGQAQDQAAQRPFQLFAGVAEGIAQAVRDQPALGALLRERLSGQEAGLCTVLPHLTEVLAPGMSQPQSQGLGPESLSESRSIWCLTALLNALGTPEAPAVVVLEDCQWADALTLRALEAWSQGRRAADGRLLLLVSFRSEEIPQGHILRRLSPGAHLKLSAFGAAEVALLAESMAGVLPPEAVELVTRLSEGNPFMASAVLHGLVEDGVLMPGPDGWEVQAEAMAHARSSRQAATFLVRRLRLLPPESLHVLSVGAVLGKAFDARAVAALSGTPVEAVNTALEPPRRRHMLWMEGTRSTFVHDKLREVLLDLLSQEERRELHRLAARAAAQAVPTDPFELAYHFDAAGEPSQALPHALVAAEQARQRFALDTAELNYRIAERGAAGADAHTRYRIASGLGTALMMRGRYDEAQSQLEAAQRLARDRLEQGRTLGHLGELAFKRGQTVQANAYLEQGLKLLGRWVPPDALTTGASAAWEILTQAAHTLAPRLWLGRKSLANGEEDMLAVNLYSRLAYGYWYQRGRAAVLWAHLRDMNLAERYPPTPELAQAYSAHSPALTTLPWFQRAYAYAEKSLALRQQLGDVWGQGQSLHFYGLALYASSRFRECIERCREAVRLLERTGDPWEVNNATFQIAMSLYRLGRLKEAAGVSQKLHAAALTLGDRYSLRLGLEAWAKSAGGRIPAALLETELAAPTATDPQSFAGVLQAEALRLLHAGDPARAADVLERAERVVEDAHLRQEYVAPITPWLATARRQLAQEASPLHPKRRDALLAQAEAVAKRAHAVARTYRNNLPHALRERGLLSALRGRPKQARRLLNEALRVAEALEMRQERALTLKARGEVGQALGWAGAARDSEVATRELEAMDDGLHPEPDSTSGVGTLSLVDRFPRVLEAGRRLASALSREAVFETARGAMLELLRAERCAVVDPRALVSEEDAKTQGLSRTALARALETGRITVLGQGLPGGISESMELLGVRSLLCAPLQVRGKTVACVVASHRKVGALFGEDEERLASFVAVLAGAALENAENFARIAALSEEQGRLYREEQEAVRRRDDFLSIAAHELKTPLTSLQLHIQGLQAKAKGAPMAPEKLTAKLESAYSQTQRLGKLVNDLLDISRIGQGQLHIKREDVDLVTLVRGQLERSRESLTRAECEVRFHATEPRFVGHWDALRLEQVVGNLLTNAMKYGAGKPVEVTLDGDATRVRLQVRDHGIGIAEEDRARIFERFERAVSVRHYGGFGLGLWIVREIVQALGGGIDVASTQDQGSTFTVTLPRSGAPMH from the coding sequence ATGGCGGGAGGCTTCCAACAGGCCGGCAACACCCCGGGGGAGCCACACCCGGGCCGGCGGCTGGGCAATCGCTATGAGCTGCGCCAGCGCCTGAAGACGGGCCGGGGCATCTCCACCTGGCAGGGCCTGGACCTGCTCACCCAGGAGCGGGTGCTGGTGAAGGTGACGTCCCTGTCCGCCTTCGTGCCCACCGCCCGCCACCGCCTGGAGCACGAGGCGGAGGTGCTGGCGCGGCTGCACGGCCAGGCGCTCGTGCCCGTGCGCCACCTGGGCACCTTCGACGACCTGCTCTACCTCGTCACGCCCTGGGTGGAGGGGGAGACGCTGGAGGCGCGCCTGCTGCGCGGCCCCCTGTCCGTGCGCGAGGCCGTCACGCTGGGCCAGCGCCTGCTGGAGGCGCTCCGGGAGGCGCACCACGAGGGCATCCTCCACCGCGACGTGAAGCCGTCCAACGTGCTGGTGCGCGGCGCGCCGCTGTCGGCCGCGTGGCTCACCGACTTCGGCCTGTCGCGCAGCGAGCGGTTGGACCCCTCGCTGCGTGATTTGCCCGTGGGCACCGCGCGCTACCTGTCGCCGGAGCAGGCGGGGCTGCTCAACCGGCCCGTGGAGGCGCCGTCGGACCTGTACGCCGTGGGGCTGGTGCTCTTCGAGGCCCTGGCGGGCCGCCCCGCCCTGGAGGGCGCCTCGGTGGGCGAGGTGCTGCGCCTGCACCTCGCCGTGCACCCCCGGCTGCGGCCGGTGGGCGTGGAGGTGCCGCTCGCGATGGAGGAGCTCATCGCGCGGCTGAGCCAGACCGACCCGCGCGACCGCTACCAGTCCGCGGAGGCCGCGCTCGCGGACCTGAACGCGCTGGAGGCCGCGCTCCTCCGGGGTGAGGCGGAGCCCGCGCTCGTCACCGGCGCGCACGACCACCGCCAGAGCCTCACCGAGCCGTCCTTCGTGGGCCGCCGCGAGGAGTTGGCCACGCTGGAGCGCGAGCTGGCGCACGCGAGGGCCGGGGGCGCCCGCGCCGTCGTGGTGGAGGGCGAGTCCGGCGGCGGCAAGAGCCGGCTGCTGGAGGAGTTCTCCGCGCGCGCCACCGGCCAGCGCGCGTGGGTGCTGCACGGACAGGCGCAGGACCAGGCCGCGCAGCGCCCCTTCCAGCTCTTCGCGGGCGTGGCGGAGGGCATCGCCCAGGCCGTTCGCGACCAGCCCGCCCTGGGGGCGCTGCTGCGCGAGCGGCTCTCCGGGCAGGAGGCCGGCCTGTGCACGGTGCTGCCCCACCTCACGGAGGTGCTGGCCCCCGGCATGTCCCAGCCCCAGTCCCAGGGCCTGGGGCCGGAGTCGCTCAGCGAGAGCCGCAGCATCTGGTGCCTCACCGCGCTGCTCAACGCGCTGGGCACCCCCGAAGCGCCCGCGGTGGTGGTGCTGGAGGACTGCCAGTGGGCGGATGCGCTCACCCTGCGCGCGCTGGAGGCGTGGAGCCAGGGACGGCGCGCGGCGGACGGGCGGCTGCTGCTGCTGGTGTCGTTCCGCAGCGAGGAGATCCCCCAGGGACACATCCTGCGGCGGCTGTCTCCGGGCGCGCACCTCAAGCTGTCCGCCTTCGGCGCGGCGGAGGTGGCGCTCCTGGCGGAGTCCATGGCCGGCGTGCTGCCGCCGGAGGCGGTGGAGCTGGTGACGCGGCTGTCGGAGGGCAACCCCTTCATGGCGTCCGCGGTGCTGCACGGCCTGGTGGAGGACGGAGTGCTCATGCCCGGCCCGGACGGCTGGGAGGTGCAGGCGGAGGCGATGGCGCACGCGAGGTCCTCGCGCCAGGCGGCCACCTTCCTCGTGCGGCGCCTGCGGCTGTTGCCCCCGGAGTCGCTGCACGTCCTGAGCGTGGGCGCCGTGCTGGGCAAGGCGTTCGACGCGCGGGCGGTGGCGGCCCTCTCCGGCACGCCGGTGGAGGCCGTCAACACCGCGCTGGAGCCCCCGCGCCGCCGGCACATGCTGTGGATGGAGGGCACGCGCTCCACCTTCGTGCACGACAAGCTGCGCGAGGTGCTGCTGGACCTGCTGTCGCAGGAGGAGCGGCGGGAGCTGCACCGGCTGGCCGCGCGCGCCGCCGCGCAGGCCGTGCCCACCGACCCCTTCGAGCTGGCCTACCACTTCGACGCGGCGGGCGAGCCTTCCCAGGCCCTGCCGCACGCGCTGGTCGCGGCGGAGCAGGCCCGCCAGCGCTTCGCCCTGGACACCGCGGAGCTCAACTACCGCATCGCGGAGCGCGGCGCGGCGGGCGCGGATGCCCACACCCGCTACCGCATCGCCTCCGGCCTGGGCACCGCGCTGATGATGCGCGGCCGCTACGACGAGGCCCAGTCGCAGCTGGAGGCCGCGCAGCGGCTGGCGCGCGACCGGCTGGAGCAGGGCCGCACGCTGGGGCACCTGGGGGAGCTCGCCTTCAAGCGCGGCCAGACGGTGCAGGCCAACGCCTACCTGGAGCAGGGCCTGAAGCTGCTGGGCCGCTGGGTGCCGCCCGACGCGCTCACCACCGGCGCGAGCGCCGCGTGGGAAATCCTGACCCAGGCCGCGCACACCCTGGCGCCGCGCCTGTGGCTGGGCCGCAAGTCGCTGGCGAACGGCGAGGAGGACATGCTCGCCGTCAACCTCTACAGCCGGCTGGCATACGGCTACTGGTACCAGCGCGGCCGGGCCGCCGTGCTGTGGGCCCACCTGCGCGACATGAACCTGGCGGAGCGCTACCCGCCCACGCCGGAGCTGGCGCAGGCGTACTCCGCGCACTCGCCCGCGCTCACCACCCTGCCCTGGTTCCAGCGCGCGTATGCCTACGCGGAGAAGTCGCTGGCCCTTCGCCAGCAACTGGGCGACGTGTGGGGCCAGGGCCAGTCGCTGCACTTCTATGGCCTGGCGCTCTATGCCTCGTCGCGCTTCCGCGAGTGCATTGAGCGGTGCCGCGAAGCGGTGCGCCTGCTGGAGCGCACCGGCGACCCGTGGGAGGTGAACAACGCCACCTTCCAGATCGCCATGTCGCTCTACCGCCTGGGCCGCCTGAAGGAGGCCGCGGGGGTGAGCCAGAAGCTGCACGCGGCGGCGCTCACGCTGGGGGACCGCTACTCGCTGCGCCTGGGCCTGGAGGCGTGGGCCAAGTCCGCCGGGGGCCGCATCCCCGCGGCGCTGCTGGAGACGGAGCTGGCGGCGCCCACCGCCACCGACCCGCAGTCCTTCGCGGGCGTGCTCCAGGCGGAGGCCCTGCGCCTGCTGCACGCGGGCGACCCGGCGCGCGCCGCGGACGTGCTGGAGCGCGCCGAGCGCGTGGTGGAGGACGCGCACCTGCGCCAGGAATACGTGGCCCCCATCACCCCGTGGCTCGCCACCGCGCGCCGGCAGCTCGCGCAGGAGGCCAGCCCCCTGCACCCGAAGCGCCGGGACGCCCTGCTCGCGCAGGCCGAGGCCGTGGCGAAGCGGGCCCACGCCGTGGCGCGCACCTACCGCAACAACCTGCCCCACGCGCTGCGCGAGCGCGGGCTGCTGTCCGCGCTGCGGGGCCGCCCCAAGCAGGCCCGGAGGCTCCTGAACGAAGCGCTGCGCGTGGCCGAGGCGCTGGAGATGCGCCAGGAGCGCGCGCTGACGCTCAAGGCCCGGGGCGAGGTGGGCCAGGCCCTGGGCTGGGCCGGGGCGGCGCGGGACTCGGAGGTGGCCACGCGCGAGCTGGAGGCCATGGACGACGGCCTGCACCCGGAGCCGGACAGCACGTCCGGCGTGGGCACGCTGTCGCTGGTGGACCGCTTCCCGCGCGTGCTGGAGGCGGGCCGGCGGCTGGCCTCCGCCCTGTCGCGCGAGGCCGTCTTCGAGACCGCGCGCGGCGCCATGCTGGAGCTCCTGCGCGCGGAGCGCTGCGCGGTGGTGGACCCCCGGGCCCTGGTGTCGGAGGAGGACGCGAAGACGCAGGGGCTGAGCCGCACCGCGCTCGCGCGGGCGCTGGAGACGGGGCGCATCACCGTGCTGGGCCAGGGCCTGCCCGGCGGCATCAGCGAGAGCATGGAGCTGCTCGGCGTGCGTTCGCTGCTGTGCGCGCCGCTCCAGGTGCGCGGCAAGACGGTGGCGTGCGTGGTGGCCAGCCACCGCAAGGTGGGCGCGCTGTTCGGCGAGGACGAGGAGCGGCTGGCGTCCTTCGTGGCGGTGCTCGCGGGCGCCGCGCTGGAGAACGCGGAGAACTTCGCGCGCATCGCCGCGCTCTCCGAGGAGCAGGGCCGGCTCTACCGGGAGGAGCAGGAGGCGGTGCGCCGCCGGGACGACTTCCTGTCCATCGCCGCGCACGAGCTGAAGACGCCGCTCACGTCGTTGCAGCTGCACATCCAGGGGCTCCAGGCGAAGGCGAAGGGCGCCCCCATGGCGCCGGAGAAGCTGACCGCGAAGCTGGAGTCCGCCTATTCACAGACGCAGCGGCTGGGGAAGCTGGTCAACGACCTGCTGGACATCTCCCGCATCGGGCAGGGCCAGCTGCACATCAAGCGCGAGGACGTGGACCTGGTGACGCTGGTGCGCGGGCAGCTGGAGCGCAGCCGCGAATCGCTGACGCGCGCGGAGTGCGAGGTGCGCTTCCACGCCACCGAGCCCCGCTTCGTGGGCCACTGGGACGCGCTGCGGCTGGAGCAGGTGGTGGGCAACCTCCTGACCAACGCGATGAAGTACGGCGCGGGCAAGCCCGTGGAGGTGACGCTGGACGGGGACGCGACCCGCGTGCGCCTGCAGGTGCGCGACCACGGCATCGGCATCGCGGAGGAGGACCGGGCGCGCATCTTCGAGCGCTTCGAGCGCGCGGTGTCCGTGCGCCACTACGGCGGCTTCGGCCTGGGGCTGTGGATCGTCCGCGAAATCGTCCAGGCGCTGGGCGGCGGCATCGACGTCGCGAGCACCCAGGACCAGGGCTCCACCTTCACCGTCACCCTGCCCCGCTCCGGCGCGCCCATGCACTGA
- a CDS encoding class I SAM-dependent methyltransferase yields the protein MRQNILSVHGAALPVAPEPNHLVLVTPPAEDEGPEQALVEAREWLDALHTRMLEGPDEVLHHGMASLHGGLIDRRRQWSPEVWKRFCQELARKHPMRPFLHQCPFTRHAFERPRGYAGDAALIDYLYMDHAADELHAGREIYRYMHGQPSARSVRERRALLARMMDETAERRPDGRILSVACGHLREAEQSRAVAQGRLQELIAFDQDPVSLAEISRLHPGGVVRPVCGSVRALLSGKVTFSELDFVYSAGLYDYLSDSVASRLTAVFFGMLRPGGRLLVANFAVHPPETGYMEAFMDWWLTYRDEDGMRGLLAETPLEQVANVRLFRDSQDNVIYLEVTRR from the coding sequence ATGCGCCAGAACATCCTGTCGGTCCACGGCGCGGCTTTGCCGGTCGCGCCTGAACCCAACCACCTCGTCCTGGTGACTCCCCCCGCGGAAGATGAAGGGCCGGAGCAGGCGCTCGTCGAAGCGCGGGAGTGGCTGGACGCGCTGCACACCCGGATGCTGGAAGGGCCGGACGAGGTCCTGCACCACGGCATGGCGTCCCTGCATGGGGGCCTCATCGACCGGCGGAGGCAGTGGAGCCCGGAGGTATGGAAGCGCTTCTGCCAGGAGCTGGCGCGCAAGCACCCCATGCGCCCCTTCCTGCACCAGTGCCCCTTCACCCGGCACGCCTTCGAGCGGCCTCGCGGCTACGCGGGGGACGCGGCGCTCATCGACTACCTGTACATGGACCACGCCGCGGACGAGCTGCACGCGGGCCGTGAAATCTACCGGTACATGCACGGGCAGCCCTCCGCGCGCAGCGTGCGCGAGCGCCGCGCGCTGCTCGCGCGGATGATGGATGAGACGGCGGAGCGCCGGCCCGACGGGCGCATCCTGTCGGTGGCGTGCGGCCACCTGCGGGAGGCGGAGCAGTCGCGCGCGGTGGCGCAGGGCCGGCTCCAGGAGCTCATCGCGTTCGACCAGGATCCGGTGAGCCTGGCGGAGATCTCCCGCCTGCACCCGGGCGGCGTCGTGCGGCCGGTGTGCGGCTCCGTGCGCGCGCTGCTGTCGGGCAAGGTGACGTTCTCGGAGCTGGACTTCGTGTACTCGGCCGGGCTGTACGACTACCTGTCGGACTCCGTGGCCAGCCGCCTCACCGCGGTGTTCTTCGGGATGCTGCGTCCGGGGGGCCGGCTGCTGGTGGCCAACTTCGCGGTGCACCCGCCGGAGACGGGCTACATGGAGGCCTTCATGGACTGGTGGCTCACCTACCGCGACGAGGACGGCATGCGCGGCCTGCTGGCGGAGACGCCGCTGGAGCAGGTGGCCAACGTGCGGCTGTTCCGCGACTCGCAGGACAACGTCATCTACCTGGAAGTGACGCGCCGGTAG